From a region of the Pukyongiella litopenaei genome:
- a CDS encoding OmpA family protein — translation MYRKAATIILAACIAACIAACSQEAGQGIAADSFGDATRNNTGVMSGAREYGLNLGRRFAREVPATINFAFNSALLDAGARQVLDRQADWIRQFPEVRFRVYGHTDMVGSAGYNQSLGLRRAQAAVAYLGARGIDRSRLEAVVSYGETRPVIDTSAPERRNRRTVTEVSGFVASHPTILDGKYASVVYREYVASAVPPSKLTGYADTGGFSSGD, via the coding sequence ATGTATCGGAAAGCAGCGACCATCATTCTCGCGGCCTGTATCGCAGCCTGTATCGCGGCCTGCAGCCAGGAGGCCGGACAGGGGATCGCGGCGGACAGTTTCGGCGATGCCACGCGCAACAATACCGGCGTGATGAGCGGTGCCCGCGAATATGGCCTGAACCTGGGCCGGCGGTTTGCCCGCGAGGTGCCCGCCACCATCAACTTTGCCTTCAACAGCGCCCTCCTCGATGCCGGGGCGCGGCAGGTGCTCGACCGGCAGGCGGACTGGATCCGGCAGTTCCCCGAGGTGCGGTTCCGCGTCTACGGCCATACCGACATGGTCGGCAGCGCCGGTTACAACCAGTCGCTGGGCCTGCGGCGGGCGCAGGCGGCGGTGGCCTATCTGGGCGCCCGCGGCATCGACCGGTCGCGGCTCGAGGCGGTGGTGTCCTATGGCGAAACCCGCCCCGTGATCGACACCTCGGCCCCCGAGCGCCGCAACCGCCGCACGGTCACCGAGGTATCGGGGTTCGTGGCCTCCCATCCGACCATCCTGGACGGCAAATATGCCAGCGTGGTCTATCGCGAATACGTTGCCAGCGCGGTGCCGCCCTCGAAGCTGACGGGATATGCCGATACCGGCGGGTTCTCGTCCGGCGACTGA
- a CDS encoding AAA family ATPase encodes MSAIPQQSSSTPIRACTISRDVQNFDLLIEDMEAAMGESWGDLGFDEALAFFAQPEADALEFVAMALDKRDESDDMLALMGEIIAGASARDIRVVLIAEDVTPAALHRLLRRGADEFIPYPLPENELAAAIERLNRPDPPPAPAGTPQLDPGAAKEAALIVVQGLAGGAGATTLAVNLAWELAALDGDRHPRVCLIDLDLQYGSVSTYLDLPRREAVMELLTDSETADDDLFAQALQSFRDRLQVLTAPPDMVPLDFAAPEDIQRLIDKARRHFDYVVIDMPSTLVMWSETVLQAAHVFLALIELDLRSAQNTLRLKRALQSEDLPFGKLRFALNRAPRFTDLAGKSRVRRMAESLDISIDLLLPDGGRPVAQACDHGLPLADCAAKNPLRREIARLARSLHDLGRRNEAEAA; translated from the coding sequence ATGAGCGCGATACCGCAGCAGTCGTCTTCGACGCCGATCCGGGCCTGTACGATCAGCCGGGACGTGCAGAATTTCGACCTGCTGATCGAGGACATGGAAGCCGCGATGGGCGAAAGCTGGGGCGATCTCGGGTTCGACGAGGCACTGGCCTTCTTTGCCCAGCCCGAAGCGGATGCGCTGGAATTCGTGGCGATGGCGCTCGACAAGCGCGATGAGAGCGACGACATGCTGGCCCTGATGGGCGAGATCATCGCCGGGGCCAGCGCGCGCGACATCCGGGTGGTGCTGATCGCCGAGGACGTGACACCGGCCGCGCTGCACCGGCTCTTGCGCCGGGGCGCCGATGAATTCATCCCCTACCCTCTGCCGGAAAACGAACTGGCGGCGGCGATCGAGCGGCTGAATCGCCCCGATCCCCCGCCGGCGCCCGCCGGGACGCCCCAACTCGATCCGGGTGCCGCGAAAGAGGCGGCGCTGATCGTGGTGCAGGGGCTGGCGGGCGGCGCCGGCGCGACCACGCTGGCGGTGAACCTGGCCTGGGAACTCGCGGCGCTGGACGGGGACAGGCACCCGCGCGTCTGCCTGATCGATCTCGACCTGCAATACGGGTCGGTTTCGACCTATCTCGACCTGCCGCGCCGCGAAGCGGTGATGGAGCTGCTGACCGACAGCGAAACCGCCGATGACGACCTGTTCGCCCAGGCGCTGCAGAGCTTTCGCGACCGCCTGCAGGTGCTGACCGCGCCGCCCGACATGGTGCCGCTCGATTTCGCCGCGCCCGAGGACATCCAGCGCCTGATCGACAAGGCGCGGCGGCATTTCGACTACGTCGTGATCGACATGCCCTCGACCCTGGTGATGTGGTCGGAAACCGTGCTGCAGGCGGCCCATGTGTTCCTCGCGCTGATCGAACTCGACCTGCGGTCGGCGCAGAACACGCTGCGGCTGAAACGCGCGCTGCAATCCGAGGATCTGCCGTTCGGCAAGCTGCGCTTTGCCCTGAATCGCGCGCCGCGCTTCACCGACCTGGCCGGCAAGAGCCGTGTCCGGCGCATGGCCGAGAGCCTGGACATCTCCATCGACCTGCTGCTGCCCGATGGCGGTCGCCCGGTGGCGCAGGCCTGCGATCACGGGCTGCCGCTGGCCGATTGCGCCGCCAAGAACCCGCTGCGCCGGGAAATCGCCCGGCTGGCCCGGTCGCTGCACGACCTGGGCCGCCGCAACGAGGCCGAAGCCGCCTGA
- a CDS encoding CpaF family protein produces MFSRYRKSGPAAVNPPGGAVETAPPPDQPETGVSLRKPMPRKPAETAVSDKDRKRKERMGEIKTELHRSLLDNLNLAALEHASEAELRNEIGTIAGELLEEKNIVLNREDRQTLNKELYDEVTGLGPLETLLQDDSVNDILVNGPQQVFVERAGKLELSGVTFRDEKHLLRIIDKIVSAVGRRVDESNPYVDARLADGSRFNAMVPPIAVDGSLVSIRKFKKDKLGIDDLVGFGAFSEEMAAYLQAAVATRLNVIVSGGTGSGKTTTLNALSSFIDNAERILTIEDTAELQLQQVHVGRMESRPPNVEGKGEVSPRDCLKNALRMRPDRIIVGETRGEEVIDMLQAMNTGHDGSMTTIHANSARDGISRLENMIAMAGIEMPIKAVRSQIASAVNLIVQASRLQDGSRRMTSVTEITGMEGDVISMQEIFRFQRTGLTPENRIVGHFTATGVRSHYAERFRMWGYDLPPGIYEPTTGAG; encoded by the coding sequence ATGTTTTCACGCTACCGCAAATCCGGGCCCGCCGCCGTCAATCCACCGGGCGGGGCCGTCGAAACGGCGCCGCCGCCGGACCAGCCCGAGACCGGCGTCAGCCTGCGCAAGCCGATGCCCCGCAAGCCCGCCGAAACGGCGGTGTCCGACAAGGACCGCAAGCGCAAGGAACGCATGGGCGAGATCAAGACCGAACTGCACCGGTCGCTGCTGGACAATCTCAACCTCGCCGCCCTCGAACATGCCTCCGAGGCGGAACTGCGCAACGAAATAGGCACGATCGCGGGCGAGTTGCTGGAAGAAAAGAACATCGTCCTGAACCGCGAGGACCGGCAGACGCTCAACAAGGAACTGTATGACGAGGTCACCGGGCTGGGGCCGCTGGAAACGCTGCTGCAGGACGACAGCGTGAACGACATCCTGGTCAACGGCCCGCAACAGGTTTTCGTCGAACGCGCGGGCAAGCTGGAACTCAGCGGCGTGACCTTCCGCGACGAAAAGCACCTGTTGCGGATCATCGACAAGATCGTGTCGGCGGTGGGCCGCCGGGTCGATGAATCGAACCCCTATGTGGACGCGCGGCTGGCGGACGGCTCGCGGTTCAACGCCATGGTGCCGCCGATTGCGGTGGACGGGTCGCTGGTGTCGATCCGCAAGTTCAAGAAGGACAAGCTGGGCATCGACGACCTGGTGGGCTTTGGCGCGTTCAGCGAGGAAATGGCCGCCTATCTGCAGGCGGCGGTGGCGACGCGGCTGAACGTGATCGTGTCGGGCGGCACCGGGTCGGGCAAGACCACCACGCTGAACGCCCTGTCGTCCTTCATCGACAATGCCGAACGGATCCTGACCATCGAGGACACCGCCGAGCTCCAGTTGCAGCAGGTGCATGTGGGCCGGATGGAAAGCCGCCCGCCCAATGTCGAGGGCAAGGGCGAGGTTTCCCCCCGCGACTGCCTGAAGAACGCGCTCAGGATGCGCCCCGACCGGATCATCGTCGGCGAAACCCGCGGCGAGGAAGTGATCGACATGCTGCAGGCGATGAATACCGGCCATGACGGGTCGATGACCACGATCCACGCCAACAGCGCCCGCGACGGGATCTCGCGGCTGGAAAACATGATTGCCATGGCCGGGATCGAAATGCCGATCAAGGCGGTGCGCAGCCAGATCGCCAGCGCGGTGAACCTGATCGTGCAGGCCAGCCGGCTGCAGGACGGATCGCGCCGGATGACCTCGGTGACGGAAATCACCGGCATGGAGGGCGACGTGATCTCGATGCAGGAGATCTTCCGGTTCCAGCGCACCGGGCTGACGCCCGAGAACAGGATCGTCGGCCATTTCACCGCGACGGGCGTGCGCAGCCACTATGCGGAACGGTTCCGCATGTGGGGCTATGACCTGCCGCCCGGGATCTACGAACCGACCACGGGGGCAGGCTGA
- a CDS encoding type II secretion system F family protein — protein sequence MQLSAEPLIYALIFVGVLVLVEGLYLVAFGKSISLNSRVNRRLDMLDRGTGREQVLEQLRKEMRQHMKSRSIPLYSLLADKAQKAAIAFTPKQLIGIMAGVSAIAFAGLTIGTQTDTQLRVLLSVVIGVGGVYVWINSKARKRMAMLEEQLPDAVELMVRSLKVGHPFSSAVSIVSREIEDPLATEFGIIADESAYGRDIGEALNEMAERLDMQDLRFLAVAVTIQQQSGGNLAEILEGLARVIRARFRLFRRVNAITAEAKWSGKFLSGFPLFCLVMILVNDPGYYDEVVDHAWFIPACFVVGILLTANLFVMRILTNIKV from the coding sequence ATGCAGCTGAGTGCCGAACCGCTGATCTATGCGCTGATCTTCGTCGGCGTGCTGGTGCTGGTCGAAGGGCTCTACCTCGTGGCCTTCGGCAAATCGATCAGCCTCAATTCCCGCGTCAACCGCCGGCTGGACATGCTCGACAGGGGCACCGGCCGCGAACAGGTGCTGGAACAGCTGCGCAAGGAAATGCGCCAGCACATGAAATCGCGGTCGATCCCGCTCTATTCGCTGCTGGCGGACAAGGCGCAGAAGGCGGCGATCGCCTTTACGCCGAAACAGCTGATCGGGATCATGGCCGGCGTCTCGGCGATCGCCTTTGCCGGGCTGACCATCGGCACCCAGACCGACACGCAGCTGCGCGTGTTGCTGTCGGTCGTGATCGGGGTCGGCGGCGTCTATGTCTGGATCAACTCCAAGGCCAGGAAACGGATGGCGATGCTCGAGGAGCAACTGCCCGACGCGGTCGAACTGATGGTGCGCAGCCTCAAGGTCGGTCATCCGTTTTCGTCCGCCGTCTCGATCGTGTCCCGCGAAATCGAAGATCCGCTGGCGACCGAGTTCGGCATCATCGCCGATGAAAGCGCCTATGGCCGCGACATCGGAGAGGCGCTCAACGAGATGGCGGAACGGCTGGACATGCAGGACCTGCGATTTCTGGCGGTGGCGGTGACGATCCAGCAGCAATCGGGCGGCAACCTGGCCGAGATCCTCGAAGGGCTGGCCCGCGTGATCCGCGCCCGGTTCCGGCTGTTCCGGCGCGTCAACGCGATCACCGCCGAGGCCAAGTGGTCGGGCAAGTTCCTGTCGGGGTTCCCGCTGTTCTGCCTGGTGATGATCCTGGTCAACGACCCCGGCTACTACGACGAGGTGGTCGACCACGCGTGGTTCATCCCGGCCTGTTTCGTGGTCGGCATCCTGCTGACCGCCAATCTTTTCGTCATGCGCATACTGACCAACATCAAGGTCTGA
- a CDS encoding type II secretion system F family protein: protein MDMIGQFIAPLGSFGPLILMGGAGLALALVATVLLLNQPEDPLKKLGRAQMPAADTAGRKEQLRQAGRNEQLEKFATFLEPQSAEELSAVQLKLRQAGYQSKDAVRIYHFAQFALGIAGLAAGVAYVMLQGGGEAFAPREMAIHVIGAGGAGYFLPKYWVTRRVEERKEAITQGFPDALDMMLVCVEAGQSLDQSIVRVARELRASYPDLADEFEIVAHEMKAGKEKATVLRDLGTRCGVQDVSSFVTVMIQSASFGTSIADALRVYSSEMRDKRVMRAEEAANKLPTKMTLATMMLTVPPLLIILVGPSANGIANLGGMSN, encoded by the coding sequence ATGGATATGATCGGGCAATTCATCGCGCCGCTGGGCAGTTTCGGACCGCTGATCCTGATGGGCGGCGCCGGGCTGGCGCTGGCCCTGGTCGCGACGGTGCTGCTGCTGAACCAGCCCGAGGATCCGCTGAAGAAACTCGGGCGCGCGCAGATGCCGGCGGCGGATACGGCCGGGCGCAAGGAGCAACTGCGCCAGGCGGGGCGCAACGAACAGCTGGAGAAATTCGCCACCTTCCTCGAACCCCAGAGCGCCGAGGAACTGTCGGCGGTGCAGCTGAAACTGCGCCAGGCGGGTTATCAGTCCAAGGACGCGGTGCGCATCTACCACTTTGCCCAGTTCGCGCTGGGGATCGCCGGGCTGGCGGCCGGGGTCGCCTATGTGATGCTGCAGGGCGGCGGCGAGGCATTCGCCCCGCGCGAGATGGCCATCCATGTGATCGGTGCGGGCGGCGCCGGGTATTTCCTGCCGAAATACTGGGTCACGCGCCGGGTCGAGGAACGCAAGGAGGCGATCACCCAGGGCTTTCCCGACGCGCTGGACATGATGCTGGTCTGCGTCGAGGCGGGCCAGTCGCTGGACCAGTCCATCGTGCGCGTGGCGCGCGAACTGCGCGCCTCCTACCCCGATCTCGCCGACGAGTTCGAGATCGTCGCCCACGAGATGAAGGCGGGCAAGGAAAAGGCCACCGTGCTGCGCGATCTCGGCACCCGCTGCGGGGTTCAGGACGTGTCGTCCTTTGTCACGGTGATGATCCAGTCGGCCAGTTTCGGCACCTCGATCGCCGATGCGCTGCGGGTCTATTCCAGCGAAATGCGCGACAAACGCGTGATGCGCGCCGAAGAAGCCGCCAACAAGCTGCCGACCAAGATGACGCTGGCCACGATGATGCTGACGGTGCCGCCATTGCTGATCATCCTGGTGGGCCCGTCGGCCAATGGCATCGCCAATCTGGGCGGAATGAGCAACTAG
- a CDS encoding tetratricopeptide repeat protein, with product MTGLDRRAGARRTWLGFGILALAAALAGCAPRVADGPHAPGVDPRGTAVDGEIVGGRLLEAGEYALATDAFTRAALNRGMTPEILTGLGTAALGQGRLGQAETILRRAVAADPSYPAAWNNLGVVLMERGMYPEAEQVFRRAFAADAGRDGAIRENLIHATAKVENPAETGQDQAKYTLVRQGGGSWRLQDTGG from the coding sequence GTGACAGGGCTGGATCGGCGGGCAGGCGCGCGGAGGACATGGCTGGGCTTCGGCATCCTTGCGCTGGCGGCGGCGCTGGCGGGATGTGCGCCGCGGGTCGCGGACGGCCCACACGCGCCCGGTGTGGATCCGCGCGGCACGGCGGTGGATGGCGAGATCGTCGGCGGGCGGCTGCTCGAGGCGGGCGAATATGCGCTGGCCACCGACGCGTTCACCCGCGCCGCGCTCAACAGAGGCATGACGCCCGAGATCCTGACCGGGCTGGGCACCGCCGCCTTGGGCCAGGGCAGGCTGGGACAGGCCGAAACCATCCTGCGCCGTGCCGTTGCCGCCGATCCCTCGTATCCGGCGGCCTGGAACAACCTGGGCGTGGTGCTGATGGAACGCGGCATGTATCCCGAGGCTGAGCAGGTGTTCCGCCGCGCCTTTGCCGCCGATGCCGGACGGGACGGCGCAATACGGGAAAATCTCATTCACGCTACCGCTAAGGTTGAAAATCCTGCCGAAACAGGGCAGGATCAGGCAAAATACACGCTGGTCAGGCAGGGCGGCGGCAGCTGGCGGCTGCAGGACACCGGCGGATGA
- a CDS encoding tetratricopeptide repeat protein: MRHPAFISALVAALALGACTGKDEETVDRTIKDLNVIDEANLNDVMLTVADADEAVNYFSRAVAGNPDRIDLRRGLAQSLVRSGRNTEAVAAWTRVAAMPGATASDKVDLADALIRTGSWSRAEKTLAAVPPTHETFKRYRLAAMVADANEEWDKADDFYETAIGLTTRPAGVMNNWGYSLLSRGDYARAERLFSDAIRQDASMFTAKNNLVMARGAQRNYALPVVPMSQTERAQLLHTMALSAVKQGDVKTGEGLLREAISTHPQHFEDAVRALRALETG, encoded by the coding sequence ATGCGCCATCCGGCATTCATCTCCGCGCTGGTTGCGGCGCTGGCGCTTGGCGCCTGCACCGGAAAGGATGAGGAAACGGTCGACCGCACCATCAAGGATCTGAACGTCATCGACGAGGCCAACCTCAATGACGTGATGCTGACGGTGGCCGATGCCGACGAGGCGGTGAACTATTTCAGCCGCGCGGTCGCCGGCAACCCGGACCGGATCGACCTGCGCCGCGGGCTGGCGCAATCGCTGGTTCGTTCGGGCCGCAACACCGAAGCGGTCGCCGCCTGGACCAGGGTCGCGGCAATGCCCGGCGCGACGGCATCGGACAAGGTCGACCTCGCCGACGCGCTGATCCGCACCGGCAGCTGGTCCAGGGCGGAAAAGACGCTCGCAGCCGTGCCGCCCACCCATGAGACCTTCAAACGCTACCGGTTGGCGGCGATGGTGGCCGATGCCAACGAAGAATGGGACAAGGCGGACGATTTCTATGAAACCGCGATCGGGCTGACCACCCGCCCCGCGGGCGTGATGAACAACTGGGGCTATTCGCTGCTGTCCCGCGGCGATTATGCCAGGGCGGAACGGCTGTTTTCCGATGCGATCCGGCAGGATGCGTCGATGTTCACCGCCAAGAACAACCTGGTGATGGCACGCGGCGCGCAGCGCAACTATGCCCTGCCGGTGGTGCCGATGTCACAGACGGAACGGGCGCAGCTGCTGCACACGATGGCGCTGTCGGCGGTGAAGCAGGGCGACGTCAAAACCGGCGAGGGCCTGCTGCGCGAGGCGATCAGCACCCACCCGCAGCATTTCGAGGATGCGGTGCGCGCGCTGCGGGCGCTGGAAACCGGCTGA
- a CDS encoding prepilin peptidase encodes MHVTAAEARLFLPLVLPLCLIAAYTDLRALRIRNWTVVALAAVFVFLGPLALPWPDYGVRLAQLALVLVLGFILNAGGALGAGDAKFAAAAAPFIAPGDMRLLLAILAANLLAAIATHRLARATPLRRLAPGWQSWGSGQSFPMGLSLGGTLALYLGLGAVLGR; translated from the coding sequence GTGCATGTCACCGCCGCCGAGGCGCGGCTGTTCCTGCCGCTCGTGCTGCCGCTGTGCCTGATCGCCGCCTATACCGACCTGCGCGCGCTGCGCATCCGCAACTGGACGGTGGTCGCGCTGGCGGCGGTGTTCGTGTTCTTGGGGCCGCTGGCGCTGCCATGGCCCGATTACGGCGTGCGGCTCGCGCAGCTGGCGCTGGTGCTGGTGCTGGGGTTCATCCTGAACGCGGGCGGGGCGCTGGGTGCGGGTGACGCGAAATTCGCCGCCGCGGCGGCCCCGTTCATCGCGCCCGGCGATATGCGGCTGCTGCTTGCGATCCTCGCCGCCAATCTTCTCGCCGCCATCGCGACGCACCGGCTGGCCCGCGCCACGCCGCTGCGCCGCCTGGCGCCGGGCTGGCAAAGCTGGGGCTCGGGCCAGAGTTTCCCCATGGGCCTGTCGCTCGGCGGCACGCTGGCGCTCTATCTCGGGCTGGGCGCGGTGCTGGGCCGCTGA